A genomic stretch from Mastacembelus armatus chromosome 12, fMasArm1.2, whole genome shotgun sequence includes:
- the tnca gene encoding tenascin isoform X7: MGARSLLGCLLLTALLSLSHAGLVKKILRHRRQTLASPQEHNITLPSTNHPVVFNHVYNINVPASSLCSVNLDAPESTQLQPKDAPVSSGQHITEHTADGENQIVFTHRINIPRQACGCTEDLPGLKDLMSRLEMLEGEVSALRDQCSAGGTCCSAQVTGEVGTKPFCSGHGNYSAETCGCVCEPGWKGANCTEPECPSNCQDRGRCVDGKCECFKGFTGDDCALKICPVDCGAHGQCVGGICVCSDGFFGEDCSQTKCLNNCQGRGRCDDGDCVCDEPWTGFDCSELICPKDCYDRGRCVNGTCYCDEGFTGEDCGESTCPSNCHGNGFCLNGKCVCSVGYGGEDCSQLTCLNDCSGRGTCYNWMCICDTGYQGEDCSQLACLNNCNNRGQCINGQCACDVGFQGDDCSELSCPSNCLERGRCVNGQCVCEEGFAGEDCSIKICPSNCYGRGACVDGSCVCHTGFTGEDCGELSCPNNCQNRGRCLDGQCVCDEGFTGEDCSHKACPNDCLAQGHCVDGKCICQEGFSGEDCAVIACPDNCNNRGRCVNGRCTCESGYEGESCADLSCLNNCQNKGHCVNGQCVCDEGYIGEDCSEVSPPKDLTVGEVTSDTVDLSWNNEMLVTEYLVTYVPTSPGGLLQEITVSGDKTSATVKELEPGIEYMINVYAVLSNKRSVPVSARVATVLPQPEGLRFKSVRETSVEVMWDQLDFPFDGWEIYFRNTKEENGKVMSTLPSSQTQFIQSGLGPGQEYEVSINIIKNNTRGPQTSKTVTTRIAGPQQVQVKDVTDSAALVSWSQSVAPMDRATMFYHPTSDPSDETSVDISPPDKQYSIDGLKPDTEYTVSLISRSGDLTSDPVTTTFTTALDAPKHLQAVSQTDNSITLEWTNSQADVGSYRVKYSPISGETHGEEVFPQRPGDTTRATITGLKAGTEYGIGVTAVKNERESLPATTNAATDIDPPRGFEKSESTETSLTVRWQKPQAKVSGYRLVYVPRDGQVEEVEIPATATSYVLSNLTPGMSYTLTLTAERGHKRSTPVTLPASTEELKPRVVNLTISDITWDGFTASWSPVGGEFDSFVIEVTNLDNFVESQNLTLSGGAFSLGISGLNSNTSYMVGLYGMYQGSILEPVYSEATTEAEPEVEHLFVSDITADSFRLSWTSDEDLFDRFVIKIRDSKRLSHPREYSVRGDERTTVLTGLMSGTEYEFELYGVSLDQRSQPITGVAQTGLSNPRGLHFTEVTDSTAVVHWSMPLSAVDNYRIIYVPFEGGSPMSVTVDGDVFEALLRNMIPGKTYQVTVSAVKGLEESDPSTDTVTTALDRPHGLTAVNVTDTSALLLWQPCVATVDGYIITYSADLVSPVVEHVSGNIVEFEMGSLVPGTHYTVGVHAMKQAQKSDPAVTEFTTDVDPPRDLTATNVQTDSATLTWKPPQAAVTGYTLTFSSSDGIIREVVLSPTASSYSMAQLTGSTEYTVRLQARAGAQTSRHITTVFTTVGQLYRRPKDCAQLFLNGETTSGLYTIYVGGEESQPIQVYCDMTTDGGGWLVFLRRQNGKLEFFRNWKNYTAGFGNMNDEFWLGLANLHKITSSGYYELRVDLRDNGESAYAQYDKFTIAEPRTRYKVYIGAYSGTAGDSMTYHQGRPFSTYDNDNDIAVTNCALSYKGAFWYKNCHRVNLMGKYGDNSHSKGINWFHWKGHEHSIGFAEMKIRPANFRNFESRKKRS, translated from the exons AGTTGGAACAAAGCCTTTCTGCAGTGGTCATGGAAACTACAGTGCTGAAACCTGTGGCTGTGTATGTGAGCCTGGCTGGAAAGGAGCCAACTGCACTGAGCCTGAGTGTCCCAGTAACTGCCAGGACCGGGGCCGCTGCGTGGATGGAAAGTGTGAGTGCTTCAAGGGCTTCACCGGAGATGACTGTGCACTCAAGATCTGCCCTGTGGACTGTGGAGCGCATGGCCAGTGTGTGGGCGGCATTTGCGTCTGCTCAGATGGTTTTTTCGGTGAAGATTGTTCTCAGACCAAGTGTCTCAACAACTGCCAAGGCCGTGGTCGCTGTGATGATGGAGACTGCGTGTGTGATGAACCCTGGACCGGCTTTGACTGCTCTGAACTCATTTGCCCCAAAGACTGTTACGACCGCGGTCGCTGTGTTAACGGCACCTGCTACTGTGATGAGGGATTCACTGGGGAGGACTGTGGGGAAAGCACATGTCCCAGCAACTGCCATGGTAACGGGTTCTGCCTGAatggcaagtgtgtgtgcagcgtGGGCTACGGCGGAGAGGACTGCTCTCAGCTCACCTGCCTCAACGACTGTAGTGGCAGAGGTACGTGCTACAACTGGATGTGTATCTGTGACACAGGCTACCAAGGAGAAGACTGCAGCCAGTTAGCATGTCTGAACAACTGTAACAACAGAGGCCAGTGCATAAATGGACAGTGTGCATGTGACGTTGGCTTCCAGGGAGATGATTGCTCTGAGCTTTCCTGTCCCAGCAACTGCCTGGAAAGAGGGCGCTGCGTTAACGGCCAGTGTGTGTGCGAAGAAGGCTTCGCTGGCGAGGACTGCAGCATCAAGATCTGCCCCTCAAACTGCTACGGCCGTGGTGCGTGTGTTGATGGAAGTTGCGTGTGTCACACAGGCTTCACTGGAGAGGACTGTGGGGAACTGAGCTGTCCTAACAACTGCCAAAACCGTGGCCGCTGCCTCGATGgccagtgtgtctgtgatgaAGGCTTCACTGGGGAAGACTGCAGTCACAAAGCCTGTCCCAACGACTGCCTGGCCCAGGGTCACTGTGTCGACGGCAAGTGCATCTGTCAGGAAGGCTTCTCTGGAGAGGACTGTGCTGTGATTGCTTGCCCAGATAACTGCAACAACAGGGGGCGCTGCGTCAATGGCAGGTGCACATGTGAGAGTGGATATGAAGGAGAAAGCTGTGCAGACCTGAGCTGCCTCAACAACTGTCAAAACAAAGGCCACTGTGTGAAtggtcagtgtgtctgtgatgaGGGATACATTGGTGAGGACTGCTCAGAAG tgtctCCTCCAAAGGACCTTACAGTTGGTGAGGTCACCAGTGATACAGTAGATCTGTCCTGGAACAACGAGATGCTGGTGACGGAGTATCTTGTGACGTATGTGCCCACTAGTCCTGGTGGTCTTCTCCAGGAGATCACTGTGTCTGGAGACAAAACCTCCGCCACTGTCAAAGAGCTTGAACCTGGCATAGAGTATATGATCAATGTCTATGCTGTGCTGAGCAACAAGCGGAGTGTCCCTGTCAGTGCGAGAGTGGCCACAG TTCTCCCACAGCCAGAGGGTTTAAGATTCAAGTCAGTGAGGGAGACCTCAGTAGAGGTAATGTGGGACCAGCTGGACTTCCCCTTTGATGGCTGGGAGATCTATTTCCGCAATACG aaagaagaaaatggaaaagtcATGAGCACCCTTCCATCCTCTCAAACCCAGTTTATCCAGTCAGGCCTTGGACCAGGACAGGAGTACGAAGTCTCCATCAACATTATCAAGAACAACACCAGAGGACCCCAGACATCCAAAACAGTCACTACCA GGATTGCTGGCCCCCAGCAGGTGCAGGTGAAGGATGTAACGGACTCCGCAGCTCTTGTCAGCTGGTCTCAGTCAGTGGCTCCAATGGACAGAGCCACCATGTTTTACCACCCCACCTCTGACCCCTCAGATGAAACCAGTGTGGACATTTCCCCTCCAGACAAACAGTACAGCATTGACGGTTTGAAGCCAGACACTGAGTACACAGTGTCGCTCATCTCCAGGAGTGGAGACCTCACCAGTGACCCTGTTACCACCACATTCACAACAG ccTTGGATGCCCCCAAGCACCTGCAGGCTGTGTCCCAGACAGACAACAGCATCACTCTGGAGTGGACTAACAGTCAAGCTGATGTTGGCAGCTATCGGGTGAAATACAGCCCCATCTCTGGAGAGACTCATGGTGAAGAAGTGTTCCCACAAAGACCAGGAGACACCACAAGAGCCACTATCACTG GGCTAAAGGCTGGAACAGAGTATGGCATCGGTGTGACTGCTGTGAAAAATGAGAGGGAGAGTCTCCCCGCTACTACAAATGCAGCAACTG ATATTGATCCTCCAAGAGGTTTTGAGAAAAGTGAGTCGACAGAGACCTCCCTGACTGTAAGGTGGCAGAAACCTCAAGCTAAGGTCAGTGGGTACAGGCTGGTGTACGTCCCCAGAGATGGccaggtggaggaggtggagatcCCGGCCACAGCGACTAGCTATGTCTTATCCAACCTGACTCCCGGAATGAGCTACACCCtgactttgactgcagagaggGGCCACAAGAGGAGCACACCTGTCACCTTACCTGCATCCACAG AGGAGCTGAAGCCCAGGGTGGTGAACCTCACCATCTCTGACATTACATGGGACGGCTTCACTGCGTCCTGGAGCCCCGTGGGTGGGGAATTTGACAGCTTTGTCATTGAGGTAACAAACTTGGACAATTTCGTTGAAAGCCAGAACCTCACTCTCTCTGGAGGCGCCTTCAGCCTGGGCATCTCTGGGCTGAATTCCAACACCAGCTACATGGTTGGCCTGTATGGGATGTATCAGGGCTCCATCCTTGAACCTGTGTACAGTGAAGCCACTACAG AGGCTGAGCCAGAGGTGGAGCATCTCTTTGTCTCAGACATCACAGCTGACAGCTTCCGTCTGTCGTGGACGTCTGATGAAGACttgtttgacagatttgtgatAAAAATCAGAGACAGCAAAAGATTAAGCCATCCTCGAGAGTACAGCGTCCGCGGTGATGAGCGAACCACGGTTTTAACTGGACTCATGAGTGGCACAGAGTATGAATTTGAGCTTTATGGAGTTTCATTGGACCAACGCTCCCAACCTATTACTGGGGTTGCTCAAACAG GATTGAGCAATCCCAGAGGGCTTCACTTCACTGAGGTGACTGACTCCACAGCTGTCGTTCACTGGTCCATGCCTCTCTCTGCTGTGGATAACTACCGCATCATCTATGTGCCCTTTGAAGGAG GAAGTCCAATGTCAGTGACTGTGGATGGCGACGTGTTTGAGGCTTTGCTGCGCAACATGATCCCTGGCAAGACGTACCAAGTGACCGTCAGTGCCGTGAAGGGTCTGGAGGAGAGTGACCCCAGCACTGACACTGTAACCACAG CTTTGGACAGGCCTCATGGTCTGACTGCAGTTAACGTCACTGACACTTCAGCGCTGCTGCTGTGGCAGCCATGTGTGGCCACTGTTGATGGCTACATCATCACCTACAGTGCTGATTTAG TGTCCCCAGTGGTGGAGCATGTTTCTGGCAACATTGTGGAGTTTGAGATGGGCTCCCTGGTTCCAGGAACCCACTACACCGTTGGAGTTCATGCTATGAAACAAGCTCAGAAGAGTGACCCTGCTGTTACTGAATTCACCACCG ATGTGGACCCTCCTCGGGATCTGACAGCAACCAACGTCCAAACTGACAGTGCTACTCTCACATGGAAACCTCCACAAGCTGCTGTCACTGGTTACACACTCACCTTCTCTTCTTCTGATGGTATAATCAGG GAAGTGGTGCTAAGCCCAACAGCCTCCTCTTACAGCATGGCTCAGCTGACCGGCTCCACAGAGTACACCGTCAGACTGCAGGCCAGAGCCGGAGCCCAGACGAGTCGCCACATAACCACAGTCTTCACCACCG TTGGACAGTTGTACAGGCGCCCCAAGGACTGTGCTCAGCTCTTCCTGAACGGAGAGACGACCTCTGGTCTGTACACCATCtatgtgggaggagaggagagccaGCCCATCCAGGTTTACTGTGACATGACCACAGATGGTGGAGGATGGCTG GTTTTCCTCAGACGCCAGAATGGAAAGCTGGAATTCTTCAGGAACTGGAAGAACTACACCGCTGGCTTCGGTAACATGAATGATGAGTTCTGGCTGG GTCTCGCCAACCTTCATAAAATCACATCTTCTGGTTATTATGAGCTGCGAGTGGATTTGAGGGACAACGGGGAATCGGCCTACGCTCAATATGACAAGTTCACGATTGCAGAGCCAAGAACACGCTATAAAGTCTATATAGGAGCATATAGTGGAACAGCAG GTGACTCCATGACCTACCACCAGGGTCGACCCTTCTCCACCTACGACAATGATAATGATATTGCTGTCACCAACTGCGCCCTGTCCTACAAAGGAGCCTTTTGGTATAAAAACTGTCATCGTGTCAACCTCATGGGGAAATATGGTGACAACAGTCACAGCAAG GGGATCAACTGGTTCCACTGGAAGGGCCACGAACACTCTATTGGATTTGCAGAGATGAAGATCAGGCCGGCCAACTTCAGAAATTTTGAGAGCAGAAAAAAACGATCATAG
- the tnca gene encoding tenascin isoform X2, protein MGARSLLGCLLLTALLSLSHAGLVKKILRHRRQTLASPQEHNITLPSTNHPVVFNHVYNINVPASSLCSVNLDAPESTQLQPKDAPVSSGQHITEHTADGENQIVFTHRINIPRQACGCTEDLPGLKDLMSRLEMLEGEVSALRDQCSAGGTCCSAQVTGEVGTKPFCSGHGNYSAETCGCVCEPGWKGANCTEPECPSNCQDRGRCVDGKCECFKGFTGDDCALKICPVDCGAHGQCVGGICVCSDGFFGEDCSQTKCLNNCQGRGRCDDGDCVCDEPWTGFDCSELICPKDCYDRGRCVNGTCYCDEGFTGEDCGESTCPSNCHGNGFCLNGKCVCSVGYGGEDCSQLTCLNDCSGRGTCYNWMCICDTGYQGEDCSQLACLNNCNNRGQCINGQCACDVGFQGDDCSELSCPSNCLERGRCVNGQCVCEEGFAGEDCSIKICPSNCYGRGACVDGSCVCHTGFTGEDCGELSCPNNCQNRGRCLDGQCVCDEGFTGEDCSHKACPNDCLAQGHCVDGKCICQEGFSGEDCAVIACPDNCNNRGRCVNGRCTCESGYEGESCADLSCLNNCQNKGHCVNGQCVCDEGYIGEDCSEVSPPKDLTVGEVTSDTVDLSWNNEMLVTEYLVTYVPTSPGGLLQEITVSGDKTSATVKELEPGIEYMINVYAVLSNKRSVPVSARVATVLPQPEGLRFKSVRETSVEVMWDQLDFPFDGWEIYFRNTKEENGKVMSTLPSSQTQFIQSGLGPGQEYEVSINIIKNNTRGPQTSKTVTTRIAGPQQVQVKDVTDSAALVSWSQSVAPMDRATMFYHPTSDPSDETSVDISPPDKQYSIDGLKPDTEYTVSLISRSGDLTSDPVTTTFTTALDAPKHLQAVSQTDNSITLEWTNSQADVGSYRVKYSPISGETHGEEVFPQRPGDTTRATITGLKAGTEYGIGVTAVKNERESLPATTNAATDIDPPRGFEKSESTETSLTVRWQKPQAKVSGYRLVYVPRDGQVEEVEIPATATSYVLSNLTPGMSYTLTLTAERGHKRSTPVTLPASTAPKPTSPDVLMLSIIDPPATPQSAVENEAIQNPDPLRPVNPENPSTTDTDLLTSLVESESPNLDVLGDLKVTNVTSTSVILAWSAPDDTFDSFLVELSVLSGMAKPRVTTLPGSVRKAEIEDLSPSTHYNITLQGLVQGRQSLPLKAFAATEELKPRVVNLTISDITWDGFTASWSPVGGEFDSFVIEVTNLDNFVESQNLTLSGGAFSLGISGLNSNTSYMVGLYGMYQGSILEPVYSEATTVNQPVLGKIYISNLTSESFSILWNGTEGKFDGFILEIIDSDWLMEPKEYNISHNVKSYDVTGLRPSTDYIAYLYGTYKGSRTSAVSIVASTAKEPDLSRLVVSNITSDRFSLSWQTGEKAFDNFVVEVRESALPSQAMGRSLPGDVRSTIMAGLKASTRYNIKLYASAGGQNTQPLFAVATTEDVPQLGPIAASSVSPHNLGLSWSVVSGHFDDFVIRVSDSEQQSDTLEFRLPGEVRNITVSNLMDATGYDIELYGISHGRQTPSVLTHTLTAPLPKVENLTISNITPYGFRVSWEVKQQLQQDLPPSRGGFSHFHIVVTDSGWLLEPQEFTVPGNQSHLDIWGLITGIGYEVRLTGVSESGLLSRPLTTVAVTEAEPEVEHLFVSDITADSFRLSWTSDEDLFDRFVIKIRDSKRLSHPREYSVRGDERTTVLTGLMSGTEYEFELYGVSLDQRSQPITGVAQTGLSNPRGLHFTEVTDSTAVVHWSMPLSAVDNYRIIYVPFEGGSPMSVTVDGDVFEALLRNMIPGKTYQVTVSAVKGLEESDPSTDTVTTALDRPHGLTAVNVTDTSALLLWQPCVATVDGYIITYSADLVSPVVEHVSGNIVEFEMGSLVPGTHYTVGVHAMKQAQKSDPAVTEFTTDVDPPRDLTATNVQTDSATLTWKPPQAAVTGYTLTFSSSDGIIREVVLSPTASSYSMAQLTGSTEYTVRLQARAGAQTSRHITTVFTTVGQLYRRPKDCAQLFLNGETTSGLYTIYVGGEESQPIQVYCDMTTDGGGWLVFLRRQNGKLEFFRNWKNYTAGFGNMNDEFWLGLANLHKITSSGYYELRVDLRDNGESAYAQYDKFTIAEPRTRYKVYIGAYSGTAGDSMTYHQGRPFSTYDNDNDIAVTNCALSYKGAFWYKNCHRVNLMGKYGDNSHSKGINWFHWKGHEHSIGFAEMKIRPANFRNFESRKKRS, encoded by the exons AGTTGGAACAAAGCCTTTCTGCAGTGGTCATGGAAACTACAGTGCTGAAACCTGTGGCTGTGTATGTGAGCCTGGCTGGAAAGGAGCCAACTGCACTGAGCCTGAGTGTCCCAGTAACTGCCAGGACCGGGGCCGCTGCGTGGATGGAAAGTGTGAGTGCTTCAAGGGCTTCACCGGAGATGACTGTGCACTCAAGATCTGCCCTGTGGACTGTGGAGCGCATGGCCAGTGTGTGGGCGGCATTTGCGTCTGCTCAGATGGTTTTTTCGGTGAAGATTGTTCTCAGACCAAGTGTCTCAACAACTGCCAAGGCCGTGGTCGCTGTGATGATGGAGACTGCGTGTGTGATGAACCCTGGACCGGCTTTGACTGCTCTGAACTCATTTGCCCCAAAGACTGTTACGACCGCGGTCGCTGTGTTAACGGCACCTGCTACTGTGATGAGGGATTCACTGGGGAGGACTGTGGGGAAAGCACATGTCCCAGCAACTGCCATGGTAACGGGTTCTGCCTGAatggcaagtgtgtgtgcagcgtGGGCTACGGCGGAGAGGACTGCTCTCAGCTCACCTGCCTCAACGACTGTAGTGGCAGAGGTACGTGCTACAACTGGATGTGTATCTGTGACACAGGCTACCAAGGAGAAGACTGCAGCCAGTTAGCATGTCTGAACAACTGTAACAACAGAGGCCAGTGCATAAATGGACAGTGTGCATGTGACGTTGGCTTCCAGGGAGATGATTGCTCTGAGCTTTCCTGTCCCAGCAACTGCCTGGAAAGAGGGCGCTGCGTTAACGGCCAGTGTGTGTGCGAAGAAGGCTTCGCTGGCGAGGACTGCAGCATCAAGATCTGCCCCTCAAACTGCTACGGCCGTGGTGCGTGTGTTGATGGAAGTTGCGTGTGTCACACAGGCTTCACTGGAGAGGACTGTGGGGAACTGAGCTGTCCTAACAACTGCCAAAACCGTGGCCGCTGCCTCGATGgccagtgtgtctgtgatgaAGGCTTCACTGGGGAAGACTGCAGTCACAAAGCCTGTCCCAACGACTGCCTGGCCCAGGGTCACTGTGTCGACGGCAAGTGCATCTGTCAGGAAGGCTTCTCTGGAGAGGACTGTGCTGTGATTGCTTGCCCAGATAACTGCAACAACAGGGGGCGCTGCGTCAATGGCAGGTGCACATGTGAGAGTGGATATGAAGGAGAAAGCTGTGCAGACCTGAGCTGCCTCAACAACTGTCAAAACAAAGGCCACTGTGTGAAtggtcagtgtgtctgtgatgaGGGATACATTGGTGAGGACTGCTCAGAAG tgtctCCTCCAAAGGACCTTACAGTTGGTGAGGTCACCAGTGATACAGTAGATCTGTCCTGGAACAACGAGATGCTGGTGACGGAGTATCTTGTGACGTATGTGCCCACTAGTCCTGGTGGTCTTCTCCAGGAGATCACTGTGTCTGGAGACAAAACCTCCGCCACTGTCAAAGAGCTTGAACCTGGCATAGAGTATATGATCAATGTCTATGCTGTGCTGAGCAACAAGCGGAGTGTCCCTGTCAGTGCGAGAGTGGCCACAG TTCTCCCACAGCCAGAGGGTTTAAGATTCAAGTCAGTGAGGGAGACCTCAGTAGAGGTAATGTGGGACCAGCTGGACTTCCCCTTTGATGGCTGGGAGATCTATTTCCGCAATACG aaagaagaaaatggaaaagtcATGAGCACCCTTCCATCCTCTCAAACCCAGTTTATCCAGTCAGGCCTTGGACCAGGACAGGAGTACGAAGTCTCCATCAACATTATCAAGAACAACACCAGAGGACCCCAGACATCCAAAACAGTCACTACCA GGATTGCTGGCCCCCAGCAGGTGCAGGTGAAGGATGTAACGGACTCCGCAGCTCTTGTCAGCTGGTCTCAGTCAGTGGCTCCAATGGACAGAGCCACCATGTTTTACCACCCCACCTCTGACCCCTCAGATGAAACCAGTGTGGACATTTCCCCTCCAGACAAACAGTACAGCATTGACGGTTTGAAGCCAGACACTGAGTACACAGTGTCGCTCATCTCCAGGAGTGGAGACCTCACCAGTGACCCTGTTACCACCACATTCACAACAG ccTTGGATGCCCCCAAGCACCTGCAGGCTGTGTCCCAGACAGACAACAGCATCACTCTGGAGTGGACTAACAGTCAAGCTGATGTTGGCAGCTATCGGGTGAAATACAGCCCCATCTCTGGAGAGACTCATGGTGAAGAAGTGTTCCCACAAAGACCAGGAGACACCACAAGAGCCACTATCACTG GGCTAAAGGCTGGAACAGAGTATGGCATCGGTGTGACTGCTGTGAAAAATGAGAGGGAGAGTCTCCCCGCTACTACAAATGCAGCAACTG ATATTGATCCTCCAAGAGGTTTTGAGAAAAGTGAGTCGACAGAGACCTCCCTGACTGTAAGGTGGCAGAAACCTCAAGCTAAGGTCAGTGGGTACAGGCTGGTGTACGTCCCCAGAGATGGccaggtggaggaggtggagatcCCGGCCACAGCGACTAGCTATGTCTTATCCAACCTGACTCCCGGAATGAGCTACACCCtgactttgactgcagagaggGGCCACAAGAGGAGCACACCTGTCACCTTACCTGCATCCACAG CACCTAAGCCTACCTCTCCAGATGTTCTTATGCTGAGCATCATAGATCCTCCAGCAACCCCTCAGTCTGCTGTGGAAAATGAAGCAATTCAAAACCCAGATCCCCTCCGTCCTGTAAACCCCGAGAATCCATCCACCACTGATACTGATCTCTTGACCTCTCTGGTTGAATCTGAAAGCCCAAACCTGGATGTTCTGGGGGACCTGAAAGTAACAAATGTAACTTCCACTAGTGTAATCCTGGCTTGGTCAGCACCTGATGACACATTCGATAGCTTTTTGGTGGAGCTCAGTGTTTTATCAGGCATGGCAAAACCTCGTGTGACCACACTACCAGGAAGTGTGAGAAAAGCAGAGATAGAGGATTTGTCCCCCTCTACACACTATAATATTACATTGCAAGGGCTGGTGCAAGGAAGGCAGTCTTTACCTCTCAAAGCTTTTGCTGCTACAG AGGAGCTGAAGCCCAGGGTGGTGAACCTCACCATCTCTGACATTACATGGGACGGCTTCACTGCGTCCTGGAGCCCCGTGGGTGGGGAATTTGACAGCTTTGTCATTGAGGTAACAAACTTGGACAATTTCGTTGAAAGCCAGAACCTCACTCTCTCTGGAGGCGCCTTCAGCCTGGGCATCTCTGGGCTGAATTCCAACACCAGCTACATGGTTGGCCTGTATGGGATGTATCAGGGCTCCATCCTTGAACCTGTGTACAGTGAAGCCACTACAG TGAATCAGCCAGTGCTTGGCAAAATATATATCTCAAATTTAACCTCCGAGAGCTTTTCAATCCTGTGGAACGGCACTGAAGGAAAGTTTGATGGTTTTATCCTGGAGATTATTGATTCGGATTGGCTGATGGAACCAAAGGAGTATAACATATCCCACAATGTAAAGTCCTATGACGTCACAGGGCTCAGGCCCAGCACTGATTACATAGCCTACCTCTATGGGACATACAAGGGATCCAGAACAAGTGCTGTCAGTATTGTTGCGTCGACAG CTAAAGAGCCTGACTTGTCCAGGCTAGTTGTGTCTAACATTACCTCAGACAGATTCTCTCTGTCGTGGCAGACAGGAGAGAAGGCTTTTGATAACTTTGTAGTAGAAGTCAGAGAGTCTGCTTTGCCCTCGCAGGCGATGGGGCGCTCTCTGCCTGGAGACGTGCGCTCCACTATCATGGCCGGGCTCAAAGCGAGCACACGCTACAACATAAAGCTGTACGCCAGTGCTGGTGGACAGAACACACAGCCTCTATTTGCTGTAGCTACAACAG AGGACGTCCCACAGTTGGGGCCCATAGCTGCTTCATCTGTGAGTCCACATAATCTCGGCTTGTCCTGGAGCGTTGTGTCAGGCCATTTTGATGACTTTGTTATCCGGGTCAGTGACTCTGAGCAGCAGTCTGATACGCTGGAGTTCAGGCTGCCCGGTGAAGTCCGTAACATTACAGTCTCTAACCTGATGGATGCCACAGGCTATGACATAGAACTGTATGGTATTTCTCATGGGCGCCAAACTCCCTCTGTGTTAACTCACACCCTCACAG CTCCTTTGCCTAAAGTGGAAAACTTGACCATTTCCAACATAACCCCCTATGGCTTTCGTGTGTCGTGGGaggtgaagcagcagctgcagcaggatttACCCCCCTCGCGTGGTGGCTTCAGCCATTTTCACATAGTGGTGACAGACTCTGGATGGCTGCTGGAGCCTCAGGAGTTCACTGTGCCGGGAAACCAAAGTCACTTGGACATCTGGGGCCTCATCACCGGCATAGGATATGAGGTCAGGCTGACCGGAGTGTCAGAGTCAGGGCTTCTCTCTCGGCCTCTGACTACAGTGGCTGTGACAG AGGCTGAGCCAGAGGTGGAGCATCTCTTTGTCTCAGACATCACAGCTGACAGCTTCCGTCTGTCGTGGACGTCTGATGAAGACttgtttgacagatttgtgatAAAAATCAGAGACAGCAAAAGATTAAGCCATCCTCGAGAGTACAGCGTCCGCGGTGATGAGCGAACCACGGTTTTAACTGGACTCATGAGTGGCACAGAGTATGAATTTGAGCTTTATGGAGTTTCATTGGACCAACGCTCCCAACCTATTACTGGGGTTGCTCAAACAG GATTGAGCAATCCCAGAGGGCTTCACTTCACTGAGGTGACTGACTCCACAGCTGTCGTTCACTGGTCCATGCCTCTCTCTGCTGTGGATAACTACCGCATCATCTATGTGCCCTTTGAAGGAG GAAGTCCAATGTCAGTGACTGTGGATGGCGACGTGTTTGAGGCTTTGCTGCGCAACATGATCCCTGGCAAGACGTACCAAGTGACCGTCAGTGCCGTGAAGGGTCTGGAGGAGAGTGACCCCAGCACTGACACTGTAACCACAG CTTTGGACAGGCCTCATGGTCTGACTGCAGTTAACGTCACTGACACTTCAGCGCTGCTGCTGTGGCAGCCATGTGTGGCCACTGTTGATGGCTACATCATCACCTACAGTGCTGATTTAG TGTCCCCAGTGGTGGAGCATGTTTCTGGCAACATTGTGGAGTTTGAGATGGGCTCCCTGGTTCCAGGAACCCACTACACCGTTGGAGTTCATGCTATGAAACAAGCTCAGAAGAGTGACCCTGCTGTTACTGAATTCACCACCG ATGTGGACCCTCCTCGGGATCTGACAGCAACCAACGTCCAAACTGACAGTGCTACTCTCACATGGAAACCTCCACAAGCTGCTGTCACTGGTTACACACTCACCTTCTCTTCTTCTGATGGTATAATCAGG GAAGTGGTGCTAAGCCCAACAGCCTCCTCTTACAGCATGGCTCAGCTGACCGGCTCCACAGAGTACACCGTCAGACTGCAGGCCAGAGCCGGAGCCCAGACGAGTCGCCACATAACCACAGTCTTCACCACCG TTGGACAGTTGTACAGGCGCCCCAAGGACTGTGCTCAGCTCTTCCTGAACGGAGAGACGACCTCTGGTCTGTACACCATCtatgtgggaggagaggagagccaGCCCATCCAGGTTTACTGTGACATGACCACAGATGGTGGAGGATGGCTG GTTTTCCTCAGACGCCAGAATGGAAAGCTGGAATTCTTCAGGAACTGGAAGAACTACACCGCTGGCTTCGGTAACATGAATGATGAGTTCTGGCTGG GTCTCGCCAACCTTCATAAAATCACATCTTCTGGTTATTATGAGCTGCGAGTGGATTTGAGGGACAACGGGGAATCGGCCTACGCTCAATATGACAAGTTCACGATTGCAGAGCCAAGAACACGCTATAAAGTCTATATAGGAGCATATAGTGGAACAGCAG GTGACTCCATGACCTACCACCAGGGTCGACCCTTCTCCACCTACGACAATGATAATGATATTGCTGTCACCAACTGCGCCCTGTCCTACAAAGGAGCCTTTTGGTATAAAAACTGTCATCGTGTCAACCTCATGGGGAAATATGGTGACAACAGTCACAGCAAG GGGATCAACTGGTTCCACTGGAAGGGCCACGAACACTCTATTGGATTTGCAGAGATGAAGATCAGGCCGGCCAACTTCAGAAATTTTGAGAGCAGAAAAAAACGATCATAG